A window from Desulfovibrio subterraneus encodes these proteins:
- a CDS encoding AAA family ATPase — translation MNAVPIHFRLHHTEAASSFAKLVKDDMRFSAVLPGSAGADKPSGLIVVEVGGTQDVAVIAVLAANPSVHEIFVIGPAQNADLILGCMRAGATEYLPLPLKVGEFRAALDRFATRNTRSASERGIAQPQPGRPGRIIHILGGKQGTGVTTLAVNLGVEASLLDDTRPAALVDMRQPQGEVPLFLDVHYTHTWAAATHNAHRLDDAFMQSLMVRHASGLDILAAPDRSEDTGAAAPQAVGTMLAILRTLYSTVFVDGSPFVDEISLAAMREADAVLLVSELSLPCLANTRRLLETLDSVDPEVADKVQLVINRYTPKAGVSIGEAEELLGRPVAWKVDDDYLAAVNSINQGTPLRDAAPKSPLTRNIAKLAATFGRPVSAKNQKSQAGLLGKLFRSSRTESGAEGEETPMHVLQGAGG, via the coding sequence ATGAACGCCGTACCCATTCACTTCAGACTGCATCACACGGAAGCCGCCTCTTCCTTCGCCAAGCTGGTGAAGGACGACATGCGTTTTTCCGCCGTGCTGCCCGGTTCGGCCGGGGCTGACAAGCCCTCCGGCCTGATCGTTGTCGAGGTCGGCGGTACGCAGGATGTTGCAGTCATCGCGGTTCTGGCGGCCAATCCGTCCGTACACGAGATTTTCGTCATCGGCCCTGCACAGAACGCCGATCTCATTCTCGGTTGCATGCGCGCGGGCGCAACCGAATATCTGCCCCTGCCGCTCAAGGTCGGTGAATTCCGGGCAGCCCTCGACCGGTTTGCCACACGCAACACCCGTTCCGCATCCGAACGCGGCATTGCCCAGCCGCAGCCCGGCCGCCCCGGCCGCATCATCCATATTCTCGGCGGCAAGCAGGGAACCGGCGTGACCACCCTTGCGGTCAACCTCGGTGTGGAAGCCTCCCTGCTCGACGACACCCGTCCCGCAGCACTGGTGGATATGCGCCAGCCGCAGGGCGAGGTTCCCCTGTTCCTCGACGTGCACTATACCCACACCTGGGCCGCAGCCACGCACAATGCACACCGGCTGGACGACGCCTTCATGCAGAGCCTCATGGTCCGCCACGCTTCCGGTCTGGATATTCTCGCCGCCCCCGACCGTTCCGAAGACACAGGAGCGGCGGCTCCGCAGGCAGTGGGCACCATGCTTGCCATTTTGCGCACGCTTTACTCCACGGTTTTCGTGGATGGCAGCCCCTTTGTGGATGAAATATCCCTCGCCGCCATGCGCGAGGCCGATGCTGTGCTGCTGGTTTCCGAGCTCTCCCTTCCCTGCCTCGCCAACACCCGTCGCCTGCTGGAAACTCTGGACAGCGTAGATCCGGAAGTGGCCGACAAGGTGCAGCTCGTGATCAACCGCTACACCCCCAAGGCGGGCGTAAGCATAGGCGAAGCAGAAGAATTGCTGGGCCGCCCCGTGGCGTGGAAGGTGGACGACGATTATCTCGCCGCCGTGAATTCCATCAATCAGGGTACCCCGCTGCGCGATGCCGCTCCCAAATCTCCCCTGACCCGCAACATTGCCAAACTGGCAGCCACCTTCGGCCGCCCTGTCTCCGCCAAGAACCAGAAATCACAGGCCGGTCTTCTGGGCAAGCTGTTCCGCTCCTCCCGTACCGAATCCGGTGCTGAAGGCGAAGAAACTCCCATGCATGTGCTGCAAGGGGCAGGAGGATAA
- a CDS encoding CpaF family protein: MSLLARLNRTTRKTPAPAGSGLADVQTAAPVHTPRPAQAMQRPVARPVQEQGHAQLDMHELMLDDFAPDTAEILHVVQPTPHSSGTVQGQGQAQIQTSGHSYGQPTAHSLQTEAAASGMLLTADNSPVRPVGETVSTSPMQAGQTVQQSENLPPLFMVEPESAAVQVASRLAAMNQHEAARPVESAPVRPATQSSVQSPVQSPTQLAAQPATQPAAKAEPARNTFSSDLDEETHDEGYYLIKAQIHERLIEMLDLTAVEALPPAKLREEISRLVERLLRDEFRQAPLNGKERRGIVKEIQDEVLGLGPLEPLLQDPTVSDILVNNYRMIYVERHGKLQQVRTRFKDDIHLRKIIDRIVSLVGRRVDEASPMVDARLMDGSRVNAIIPPLALDGPSLSIRRFSKDPLELSDLINYKALTPEIGKVLEGVVKARLNVIVSGGTGSGKTTMLNCLSRFVPHDERIVTIEDAAELQLKQDHVVRLETRPANIEGSGEVNARDLVKNCLRMRPDRIIVGEVRSSEVLDMLQAMNTGHDGSLTTVHANNPRDCLMRLETMVAMSGLNIASASLKRYIASAVDVIIQVNRLSDGSRKLVSLQEVTGMEGDAITMQEIFSFKQTGLDEKRKVIGQFICSGIRPKFSDRLLAQGIELDPDLFDPTLRSGQ, from the coding sequence ATGTCGCTGTTAGCCAGACTCAACCGCACCACCCGCAAGACTCCGGCTCCTGCCGGTTCCGGCCTTGCCGACGTGCAGACCGCCGCCCCCGTGCATACCCCGCGTCCCGCGCAGGCGATGCAGCGCCCCGTTGCCCGCCCCGTGCAGGAGCAGGGACATGCCCAGCTGGACATGCACGAGCTGATGCTGGACGATTTTGCACCGGATACCGCAGAAATCCTGCACGTTGTACAGCCTACCCCGCATTCATCAGGCACAGTTCAGGGTCAGGGTCAGGCGCAGATTCAGACGTCCGGCCATTCATATGGTCAGCCAACTGCGCACTCGCTCCAGACGGAAGCAGCCGCCTCCGGCATGCTCCTGACAGCCGACAATTCTCCCGTGCGCCCCGTTGGTGAAACGGTATCAACCTCCCCCATGCAGGCAGGTCAGACAGTACAACAGTCCGAAAACCTGCCGCCTCTCTTCATGGTGGAACCGGAATCTGCCGCCGTGCAGGTGGCGTCCCGTCTGGCAGCAATGAATCAGCACGAGGCCGCACGCCCTGTGGAAAGCGCCCCCGTGCGCCCCGCAACGCAATCTTCAGTGCAATCTCCAGTGCAATCTCCAACGCAACTGGCAGCGCAACCGGCAACACAACCGGCAGCCAAGGCCGAACCCGCCCGCAACACTTTCTCGTCCGACCTTGACGAAGAAACCCACGACGAAGGGTATTACCTGATCAAGGCCCAGATTCACGAACGCCTGATCGAGATGCTCGACCTTACCGCCGTGGAAGCATTGCCCCCGGCCAAGCTGCGCGAAGAAATCAGCCGACTCGTGGAAAGGCTGCTGCGCGATGAATTTCGTCAGGCTCCCCTGAACGGCAAGGAACGCCGCGGCATAGTGAAGGAAATTCAGGACGAGGTGCTCGGTCTCGGCCCGCTGGAACCGCTTCTGCAAGACCCTACTGTCTCCGATATTCTGGTGAACAACTACCGCATGATCTACGTGGAACGCCACGGCAAGCTGCAGCAGGTGCGCACCCGTTTCAAGGACGACATCCACCTGCGCAAGATCATAGACCGCATCGTATCTCTGGTGGGTCGACGCGTGGACGAAGCATCGCCCATGGTAGACGCCCGCCTCATGGACGGTTCGCGCGTGAACGCCATCATTCCCCCGCTGGCACTGGATGGCCCCAGCCTGTCCATACGTCGTTTTTCAAAAGACCCGCTGGAACTGTCAGACCTCATCAACTACAAGGCGCTCACTCCCGAGATAGGCAAGGTGCTGGAAGGCGTGGTCAAAGCGCGTCTTAACGTCATCGTTTCCGGCGGTACCGGCTCCGGCAAGACTACCATGCTGAACTGCCTCTCGCGTTTCGTGCCCCATGACGAGCGCATCGTCACCATTGAAGATGCCGCGGAACTGCAGCTCAAGCAGGACCATGTGGTGCGTCTGGAAACCCGCCCCGCGAACATAGAAGGTTCCGGCGAAGTCAACGCGCGCGATCTGGTCAAGAACTGCCTGCGTATGCGGCCCGACCGCATCATCGTGGGCGAAGTGCGTTCCAGCGAGGTGCTGGACATGCTGCAGGCCATGAACACGGGTCACGACGGCTCCCTCACCACCGTCCACGCCAACAACCCGCGAGACTGCCTGATGCGTCTGGAAACCATGGTCGCCATGTCCGGCCTGAACATCGCCAGTGCATCACTCAAGCGCTACATCGCCTCGGCCGTGGACGTGATCATTCAGGTGAACCGCCTCTCCGACGGTTCGCGCAAGCTCGTGAGCCTGCAGGAAGTGACGGGCATGGAAGGCGACGCCATAACCATGCAGGAAATTTTCTCTTTCAAGCAGACCGGTCTGGACGAGAAGCGCAAGGTTATCGGCCAGTTCATCTGCTCGGGCATACGGCCCAAGTTCTCGGACCGTCTGCTTGCGCAGGGCATAGAGCTTGATCCGGACCTGT